Genomic segment of Colletotrichum destructivum chromosome 5, complete sequence:
ccgacgaggccaacggCCAGGATCTCGCCAACCTGGGCCCCATCATTTACCTGCTATACCGGCCCGACCACTACGACATTCTCTACAAGTCTGCGCCAGGCCCTGCTCCATTGAATCTGCAGGTCAACCGGGTCGCTTCGTTTTCTCACCGGCACGAGATTGCGAGTGTCGCGCCAACCCTTCATAGTTACACGAATCTCGATTACGGCCCATTGGCCATGCTACCTGGCTTTGGCGGCCCGGCTTCCGGCTTGTCATCGGGCTTGTCCTCGCTAGGTTCCCCCACCTCGAACTCGCCTTTGCCAGACGCTTTTGACCCGCCGACACATCCCTCGTGGCTGCCATCGCCGTATTCAGACCatatgcagcagcagcagcagcagcaacagcaacccGTGGCGCCCCCCCGGCCACATCCTCAGTCGGCGCCTCAGTCGCAGCCACCAACGCCTGCTCCCACAAAGTCCTCACAACCTGTCGATTACCAGCTGAGGTTTAGTCACCAGTGCTGGCATCTGAACAATACCAGCTCGGCACAACCttcgcttctctctcccccttcggGTTTCCAGGAGCCCAGCTTCACAACAGCCATGTTCAAAAACAGTCATTTTAACAAGGCACACTACAACAATCCCCATTTTCACCCCGAAGAGTGGACGCCCGACGATGAAGGTCACCACGAGAAGGTCCCGAGTGCTAAAAAGAAGGGCAAACTTAGGGCGGATAACTAGGCGACGATAATCGTGGGACAACAGTACCATCCAACTAGTAATAACAGTGACATCTTAGCGATTCGGTAGTGAGGTGGGAATTTAACGGTTTGTGGACAGGTAGCTTGCTACTACAGAATTTACCCAGGTCGCTGCGGTTCCAGGAACGGAGAACTCCAAATGTATCCATTCCATCGGACCGGTAACTTTTCCTTTCTCAAGGGAGTGATGGATGGGGAACTTAGTGGGTTTGTATCATTGAGCAAGGAAACCAAAATCGGGCTGCTTTGGGCTGTGATCATCTTTCCCACATTTACCTGTTTGCACAGAAGGAGAGGGGTAATCATGATTTATGATGGAGAAGGGGGTTCATCTTcgcggccttcttgacggAAGGGCTTGTCCCTCGGGTTGATACTCATCATAGCATCGGCGTTTTGACACCTGATTGTACTTGCTATGCATTCATCACAATTTTATTCTCGCACGAATCCTTGACAAGACGGGCAAGCCACCCAGTTTTCGTCCACCCACCTCGGAGGATCGACGTCGGGATGTGCTCAATGTGGGTGGTGGGTCGGAAACTAGTTGCCTGCCGCGACAAATGCCCCCGACCACGAATGTACACAAGCGCCAGCTGCGTCTCGGCCAAgtttccctcctcctccctccatctTGTCCTTCCCGCGGCCTGGGCCTTGTGAAGGCTGCCGCCGTGGCAAAGCCCATGTGCGCGAGCGCGCGCAAATTAGTCAGACCATGGCATGTATGGCGCGACATGGCAATGTCTCGGTGGTCTTATCTCCTCgtgaggggaggagggttgCTGCTATCTTGTATACCGCCTAAGATGTGCAACTCCCGGCATATGTCGTAGCGAAAGGCGGGCGGTGTGCAGTGAGTGGGCAGTGACCTACTCCTGTGCGAAGCTGCGTCGTCTGGCACCAAGGAC
This window contains:
- a CDS encoding Putative OTU domain, papain-like cysteine peptidase superfamily, peptidase C65, otubain, subdomain 2; this encodes MEPGDPSDLAAQEAAARDYQPHLEGPLVGDKITSEAITDEYAKADDIYIAKTISLPQTYSHYRPIQGDGNCGWRAIGFSYFEHLVNNGDQHQILGEAARIQSLDQYLLRVGGYDRMLFEDMVEETIALLKDLAQNIANPQLAMHILVQRFNDQDISNAIIYHLRLLASSWLKGNPESYEPFIPAETGIAGYCGELERPNREIEHLGITLLAQVLLKPVNFVLEIAYLDRSPGSQVNIYRFPDEANGQDLANLGPIIYLLYRPDHYDILYKSAPGPAPLNLQVNRVASFSHRHEIASVAPTLHSYTNLDYGPLAMLPGFGGPASGLSSGLSSLGSPTSNSPLPDAFDPPTHPSWLPSPYSDHMQQQQQQQQQPVAPPRPHPQSAPQSQPPTPAPTKSSQPVDYQLRFSHQCWHLNNTSSAQPSLLSPPSGFQEPSFTTAMFKNSHFNKAHYNNPHFHPEEWTPDDEGHHEKVPSAKKKGKLRADN